The region GCTCCTAAACCTCCATTGGCAAAGTCATCCCAGACTTTCACGTCGAATGAAACCACATTCGCCAATAATAGATCTTCACCGCGCCGACTGCCATTCGCGGAATTGTGCTGGAGTGGATCCACAACTCCCGTGGCGGCATCAACCGTCAGGCCCGCCGTGGCCTGATTCATGGGGCTCGGCGTTGCTGTAAATGGATATTGAAAAGCGACATTCGAGGTTTCTTCCATCGTGTAGCGACCAAAAAACACACCGGATAGAAACTCACGCGGTTTACCGGCATCAGCCGTTCCATCGGCGAATTCGAAACCAAAGCGGCTGGTTGGAAGTTGCAGATCAGCCAGAGTATTAAATCTGACCCCATTGATAAACGGCGGTGGCATGGTCTGGTTGAAGGTTCGAGAACTGATTGGGCGTGCCGAAAAATCAAAGTCCTTCCAGAATGTCGAAGTAGCAGATGGTGTATATCTGGTGGTGGCTCCTGATGTGGAATCGAACAGCGTGTTCGTGGTATTGCCGTCTTCATGAGGCTCAATTTCGGCAGTTGAATCGGCGGGCTGACGAACCAGCATGACACGTCGATAAAGAGCCCCTGGCCGACCGGTGGTGCCGCGCCGCATAAACAGCGAAATCTCGGCTGTCGAACTGAGTGACGAGAGGTTACCCAGGTCGCCATCATCATAATCGGGTTGATTCAGACTGTTGCCCACCTGCAGCGCACGCCCGGAGTAGCTGTCCGTGTCGGCTAAAGAGTTAATCGTCGCAGTGATCTTGCCCGTGAACTCCAGCACATCATCAGTATCATCGAACGGGTTGTTTTCCGAGATATAGAAGTAGCCGAGCATATCGCTCTCTTCTGTATTCACGGTATCTGTATATCCCGTGGGCCGGGCAGCCCAGGGCCAGACATAGCGATAGGTGCGGTTATTGAGGTCTTTGGTGATGATCGTCTGGATCGATCGCGCCCGCTGATCGTTCTCCATGATGCCGCGCTGGGTTGAGACTGTCCCTGCAGCGATCTGAAAAACCTGCGCAAAGAGCGTCATCATCAACAGGACAAGTGCGACCGAAACCAGCATTTCGACCAGTGTAAAACCGGCGGAATGCCCCTTTCGATGGCCTTGTA is a window of Planctopirus limnophila DSM 3776 DNA encoding:
- a CDS encoding prepilin-type N-terminal cleavage/methylation domain-containing protein → MNSLTQQPRLQGHRKGHSAGFTLVEMLVSVALVLLMMTLFAQVFQIAAGTVSTQRGIMENDQRARSIQTIITKDLNNRTYRYVWPWAARPTGYTDTVNTEESDMLGYFYISENNPFDDTDDVLEFTGKITATINSLADTDSYSGRALQVGNSLNQPDYDDGDLGNLSSLSSTAEISLFMRRGTTGRPGALYRRVMLVRQPADSTAEIEPHEDGNTTNTLFDSTSGATTRYTPSATSTFWKDFDFSARPISSRTFNQTMPPPFINGVRFNTLADLQLPTSRFGFEFADGTADAGKPREFLSGVFFGRYTMEETSNVAFQYPFTATPSPMNQATAGLTVDAATGVVDPLQHNSANGSRRGEDLLLANVVSFDVKVWDDFANGGLGAFVDIGGPGSVLYSTNPAVTGNPDRRLNIDFGPDGPSGNNVFDTWAKDVRLATITSDPAENPPLLPRRYIAAATASAFELPRFTPGTTAGAVLPALSGGVSSIPGDPVFFVRSGASAGTNNAAGAAIPLTLPIVYGTPINDGLVEWTPVDNRRPIRLIQITVRFLDPTSQQLRTVTMQCDLTP